Proteins encoded together in one Micromonospora kangleipakensis window:
- a CDS encoding S1C family serine protease, with protein MTGPGQSSVPGPRAGWSAPPNSGQWGAPTGPGSAATGAPGGPGGWAPTEPAPEQPSRAGSPFPGASPGQPSAGPGQPVGQPISGPAYPGGQAGSGAAYLGGQPVSGPAYPGGQAGSGAAYLGGQPVSGPAYPGGQPVSAPAYPGGPGGWPVPAAGPDRRPRLPVVALALAAVLALVAGVQAYQLHRLDDRLAASDRRLAEAQRADGTRLDSLDKRTEGLEKQVGAAFNPEAVASAVLPSVFRVRAGQFTGTAFAIGKPPAGGGTTLLTNFHVVESVFDGGGRKVFLERTDQRFEATIVKVDKAKDIAQLRTTAKFTGLVAAGTPVKSGQQIVVVGAPLGLQDSVTTGVVSAFRKDEDGSGPVIQFDAPINPGNSGGPVINGSKEVVGIATAKARDAEGIGLAVPIRTACDTFKLC; from the coding sequence CTGACGGGTCCCGGGCAGTCGAGCGTTCCCGGCCCCCGGGCCGGCTGGTCCGCGCCGCCGAACAGTGGCCAGTGGGGCGCTCCGACCGGTCCCGGGTCCGCCGCGACCGGGGCACCGGGCGGGCCGGGCGGATGGGCGCCCACCGAGCCGGCGCCGGAGCAGCCGTCCCGCGCCGGGTCACCGTTTCCGGGCGCGTCCCCCGGGCAGCCGAGCGCCGGACCGGGCCAGCCCGTGGGCCAGCCGATCTCCGGACCGGCGTACCCGGGTGGACAGGCCGGCTCAGGGGCGGCGTACCTGGGTGGGCAGCCGGTCTCCGGACCGGCGTACCCGGGTGGACAGGCCGGCTCAGGGGCGGCGTACCTGGGTGGGCAGCCGGTCTCCGGACCGGCATACCCGGGTGGGCAGCCGGTCTCCGCGCCCGCGTACCCGGGTGGGCCGGGCGGTTGGCCGGTCCCCGCGGCCGGGCCCGACCGGCGGCCTCGGCTGCCCGTGGTGGCGCTCGCGCTCGCCGCGGTGCTGGCCCTCGTCGCCGGGGTGCAGGCGTACCAGCTGCACCGGCTGGACGACCGGCTCGCCGCCAGCGACCGCCGGCTGGCCGAGGCGCAGCGCGCCGACGGCACCCGGCTGGACAGCCTCGACAAGCGCACGGAGGGGCTGGAGAAGCAGGTTGGCGCGGCGTTCAACCCCGAGGCCGTGGCGAGCGCCGTGCTGCCCAGCGTGTTCCGGGTCCGGGCCGGCCAGTTCACCGGTACGGCGTTCGCGATCGGCAAGCCGCCCGCCGGCGGCGGCACCACGCTGCTCACCAACTTCCACGTGGTGGAGTCGGTCTTCGACGGCGGCGGCCGGAAGGTCTTCCTGGAGCGGACCGACCAGCGCTTCGAGGCCACCATCGTCAAGGTCGACAAGGCCAAGGACATCGCCCAGCTGCGGACCACCGCCAAGTTCACCGGCCTGGTCGCCGCCGGCACGCCGGTCAAGTCCGGGCAGCAGATCGTCGTGGTCGGCGCCCCGCTGGGCCTGCAGGACAGCGTGACCACCGGTGTGGTGAGCGCGTTTCGTAAGGATGAGGACGGTTCCGGTCCGGTCATCCAGTTCGACGCGCCGATCAACCCCGGCAACTCGGGCGGCCCGGTGATCAACGGCTCGAAGGAGGTCGTCGGCATCGCCACCGCCAAGGCCCGGGACGCCGAGGGAATCGGTCTCGCCGTGCCGATCAGGACCGCCTGCGACACCTTCAAGCTCTGCTGA
- a CDS encoding ribonuclease D, which produces MTDEPPLRRRPAESRTGEASQHPSPAAPEPADAGTEPTIGGPVPLTAPREGTPAPVATPSELDEVVARFAAGTGPVALDAERASGYRYSQRAYLVQLRRAGSGTALIDPLPLPDLAALDAAIGGAEWVLHAASQDLACLAEVGLRPRRLFDTELAARLAGFERVGLAALTEQLLGYTLEKHHSAADWSSRPLPESWLTYAALDVEMLVDLRDALDEELQKQGKSAWAAEEFAALVRSGARPPRVRAEPWRRTSGIHRVRGSRAQARVRSLWYARDQIAARRDAAPGRVLPDSAIVAAAELDPKDEKTLLTLPGFGGRSVRRLARTWLAALDDARQLPEDALPVAPTVEGPPPPHRWAERDPVAAGRLARCREVVVRIAGEHNLPPENLIAPDSIRRLAWQPPEEISDDTVAETLRGFNAREWQIALLLPALTEALTIPTP; this is translated from the coding sequence GTGACCGACGAACCACCCCTGCGCCGTCGGCCCGCCGAAAGCCGTACGGGAGAGGCCTCTCAGCACCCGTCACCGGCCGCGCCGGAGCCGGCTGACGCGGGGACCGAACCCACCATCGGCGGGCCCGTACCGCTCACCGCGCCACGCGAGGGCACGCCCGCGCCGGTGGCCACCCCGAGCGAGCTCGACGAGGTCGTGGCCCGCTTCGCCGCGGGCACCGGACCAGTGGCCCTGGACGCCGAGCGCGCCTCGGGATACCGCTACAGCCAGCGGGCCTACCTGGTGCAGCTGCGCCGGGCCGGCTCCGGCACGGCGCTGATCGATCCGCTGCCGCTGCCCGATCTGGCCGCCCTGGACGCGGCGATCGGCGGGGCCGAGTGGGTGCTGCACGCCGCCAGCCAGGACCTGGCCTGCCTGGCCGAGGTGGGGTTGCGGCCCCGACGGCTCTTCGACACCGAACTGGCCGCCCGGCTGGCCGGTTTCGAGCGGGTCGGCCTGGCCGCGCTGACCGAGCAGCTGCTCGGCTACACCCTGGAGAAGCACCACTCGGCGGCGGACTGGTCCAGCCGGCCGTTGCCGGAGTCCTGGCTGACGTACGCGGCGCTGGACGTGGAGATGCTGGTCGACCTGCGGGACGCCCTCGACGAGGAGCTGCAAAAGCAGGGCAAGTCGGCGTGGGCGGCGGAGGAGTTCGCCGCGCTGGTCCGCTCCGGCGCCCGTCCGCCGCGGGTCCGCGCCGAGCCCTGGCGGCGGACCTCCGGCATCCACCGGGTCCGGGGCTCGCGGGCGCAGGCCCGGGTCCGCTCCCTCTGGTACGCCCGGGACCAGATCGCCGCCCGGCGGGACGCCGCCCCGGGCCGGGTGCTGCCCGACTCGGCCATCGTGGCCGCCGCCGAGCTGGACCCGAAGGACGAGAAGACCCTGCTCACCCTCCCCGGCTTCGGCGGCCGGTCGGTGCGCCGGCTCGCCCGTACCTGGCTGGCGGCCCTGGACGACGCCCGCCAGCTGCCGGAGGACGCCCTGCCGGTGGCCCCCACGGTGGAGGGTCCGCCGCCACCGCACCGCTGGGCCGAGCGCGACCCGGTGGCCGCCGGCCGGCTGGCCCGCTGCCGGGAGGTGGTGGTCCGGATCGCCGGTGAGCACAACCTGCCCCCGGAGAACCTGATCGCCCCCGACTCGATCCGCCGGCTGGCCTGGCAGCCCCCGGAGGAGATCAGCGACGACACGGTGGCGGAGACCCTCCGCGGCTTCAACGCCCGCGAATGGCAGATCGCCCTCCTCCTCCCCGCCCTCACCGAGGCCCTCACCATCCCCACCCCCTGA
- a CDS encoding Prokaryotic metallothionein, translated as MATCEVCGNDYWMAFEVRTVSGDVHSFDCFECAIHKMAPICEHCQIKIVGHGVEVSGRFFCCAHCARAEEGAEGAEIRDAVGARPA; from the coding sequence ATGGCTACCTGCGAGGTCTGCGGTAACGACTACTGGATGGCGTTCGAGGTGCGCACGGTGAGCGGGGACGTGCACAGCTTCGACTGCTTCGAGTGCGCGATCCACAAGATGGCGCCGATCTGCGAGCACTGCCAGATCAAGATCGTCGGTCACGGCGTCGAGGTCTCCGGCCGCTTCTTCTGCTGCGCGCACTGCGCCCGGGCCGAGGAGGGCGCCGAGGGCGCCGAGATCCGCGACGCGGTCGGCGCCCGCCCCGCCTGA
- a CDS encoding isoamylase early set domain-containing protein: protein MIKRNKLFGNQTRVTFCLPRDTPPGTVSVVGCFNDWQPGRHELVTRRDGTRTVTVRLGPGEYRFRYLATGGVWLDDESADQVDNQGSRLLL, encoded by the coding sequence GTGATCAAGCGCAACAAGCTCTTCGGCAACCAGACCCGGGTCACCTTCTGCCTGCCGCGGGACACCCCACCCGGCACGGTGAGCGTCGTCGGCTGCTTCAACGACTGGCAGCCCGGGCGGCACGAGCTGGTGACCCGCCGCGACGGCACCCGGACGGTGACCGTCCGGCTCGGCCCAGGGGAGTACCGCTTCCGCTACCTCGCCACCGGGGGCGTCTGGCTCGACGACGAGTCCGCCGACCAGGTGGACAACCAGGGCAGTCGGCTGCTGCTCTGA
- a CDS encoding GNAT family N-acetyltransferase: MPSQLLEVRVAAFADLDARTFHDLLRLRIDVFVVEQACPYPELDGRDVEPGTRHLWLTRDGDVVAYLRILADPGGVARMGRVVVAPGVRGGGLAGRLMTEALALVGDRPCVLEAQTHLVGFYAGHGFTVSGADYVEDGIPHTPMRRDG, encoded by the coding sequence ATGCCGTCGCAGCTCCTTGAGGTCCGGGTCGCCGCCTTCGCCGACCTGGACGCCCGCACCTTCCACGACCTGCTCCGGCTGCGCATCGACGTCTTCGTGGTGGAGCAGGCGTGCCCGTACCCGGAACTGGACGGCCGGGACGTCGAGCCGGGCACCCGGCACCTGTGGCTGACCCGGGACGGCGACGTCGTGGCGTACCTGCGGATCCTGGCCGACCCGGGCGGCGTGGCGCGGATGGGCCGGGTCGTGGTGGCGCCCGGGGTCCGCGGCGGCGGCCTGGCCGGCCGACTGATGACCGAGGCGCTGGCCCTGGTGGGCGACCGGCCGTGCGTGCTGGAGGCGCAGACGCACCTGGTCGGCTTCTACGCCGGGCACGGCTTCACCGTCAGCGGCGCCGACTATGTCGAGGACGGCATTCCGCACACGCCGATGCGCCGCGACGGCTGA
- the hemE gene encoding uroporphyrinogen decarboxylase gives MTTDTTGAAARDGDPRRGGPADSPFVRACRREPVPHTPVWFMRQAGRSLPEYREIRANVAMLESCRRPELVAEITLQPVRRHGVDAAILFSDIVVPVAAAGVDLDIVAGTGPVVAEPVRTAEDLERIRPITRDDVSYVDEAVRLLVAELGDTPLIGFAGAPFTLASYLVEGGPSRTHAKTKALMYGEPELWHALCGRLAEVTLAFLRVQVDAGVSAVQLFDSWAGALSEADYRRYVLPHSAAVLSGLADAGVPRIHFGVGTGELLGAMGEAGTDVVGVDWRTPLDAATRRIGPDKAVQGNLDPCLLLAPWPVVEAEVRRILDQGRAAPGHVFNLGHGVLPETDPDVLTRVVALVHDLSARPVEQGR, from the coding sequence ATGACCACCGACACCACGGGCGCTGCCGCCCGAGACGGAGATCCCCGCCGCGGCGGGCCGGCCGACTCGCCCTTCGTCCGGGCCTGCCGCCGTGAGCCCGTCCCGCACACCCCGGTCTGGTTCATGCGCCAGGCCGGCCGGTCGCTGCCGGAGTACCGCGAGATCCGGGCCAACGTGGCGATGTTGGAGTCCTGCCGCCGCCCCGAGCTGGTCGCCGAGATCACCCTCCAGCCGGTCCGCCGGCACGGGGTGGACGCGGCGATCCTGTTCAGCGACATCGTGGTCCCGGTGGCCGCCGCCGGGGTCGACCTGGACATCGTGGCCGGCACCGGACCCGTGGTGGCCGAGCCGGTGCGCACCGCCGAGGACCTCGAACGGATCCGCCCGATCACCCGCGACGACGTGTCCTACGTGGACGAGGCGGTCCGGCTGCTCGTCGCGGAGCTGGGCGACACCCCGCTGATCGGGTTCGCCGGCGCCCCGTTCACCCTGGCCAGCTACCTGGTCGAGGGCGGCCCGTCGCGGACCCACGCCAAGACCAAGGCCCTGATGTACGGCGAGCCGGAACTCTGGCACGCCCTCTGCGGCCGGCTGGCCGAGGTGACCCTCGCCTTCCTCCGGGTGCAGGTCGACGCCGGGGTCTCCGCGGTGCAGCTCTTCGACTCGTGGGCCGGCGCGCTCTCCGAGGCCGACTACCGCCGCTACGTGCTGCCGCACTCGGCGGCGGTGCTCTCCGGGCTGGCCGACGCGGGCGTGCCGCGGATCCACTTCGGGGTGGGCACCGGCGAGCTGCTCGGCGCGATGGGCGAGGCCGGCACGGACGTGGTCGGCGTGGACTGGCGTACCCCGCTCGACGCCGCGACCCGCCGGATCGGCCCGGACAAGGCCGTCCAGGGCAACCTCGACCCGTGCCTGCTGCTCGCCCCCTGGCCGGTGGTGGAGGCGGAGGTGCGGCGGATCCTCGACCAGGGGCGGGCCGCCCCCGGTCACGTCTTCAACCTCGGCCACGGCGTGCTGCCGGAGACCGACCCCGACGTGCTGACCCGGGTGGTCGCGCTGGTGCACGACCTCTCCGCGCGGCCGGTCGAGCAGGGGAGATGA
- a CDS encoding DUF3000 domain-containing protein: MAPPIALPETFARAVAGLRSVTPRPEIVLEEVGAPQRLAPYAFALSAGVLRDGDEVATGRLILLHDPAGHEAWQGTLRLVTYVTAELEVDLAADPLLPGVGWTWLTDALDAQHARHRAIGGTVTQTLSTRFGELAGPPAAGDIEIRASWTPLGVDLGAHLLGWCALLASTAGLPPPGVTALPSRRPATTT, translated from the coding sequence ATGGCCCCCCCGATCGCGCTCCCGGAAACCTTCGCCCGCGCGGTCGCCGGACTGCGGTCGGTCACCCCCCGGCCGGAGATCGTGCTGGAGGAGGTCGGGGCACCCCAGCGGCTGGCCCCGTACGCGTTCGCGCTCTCCGCCGGGGTGCTGCGCGACGGCGACGAGGTGGCCACCGGGCGGTTGATCCTGCTGCACGACCCGGCCGGGCACGAGGCGTGGCAGGGCACCCTGCGGCTGGTCACCTACGTGACCGCCGAGCTGGAGGTGGATCTCGCCGCCGACCCGCTGCTGCCCGGGGTGGGCTGGACGTGGCTGACCGACGCGCTGGACGCGCAGCACGCCCGGCACCGGGCGATCGGCGGCACGGTCACCCAGACCCTGTCGACCCGGTTCGGGGAGCTGGCCGGGCCGCCCGCGGCCGGCGACATCGAGATCCGCGCGTCCTGGACGCCGCTCGGCGTCGACCTGGGCGCGCACCTGCTCGGCTGGTGCGCCCTGCTGGCCTCGACCGCCGGCCTCCCCCCACCCGGCGTGACGGCCCTCCCCTCCCGCCGCCCCGCCACGACCACCTGA
- a CDS encoding N-acetylmuramoyl-L-alanine amidase, with amino-acid sequence MKLTGIRWNRRTAGITAAMVATAVAGTASLAAAGYGEDLAVWGAGDGPVAAALHTVAFPAANGREVTIPRRDTERFAMVGVTWTDPQVDFKGTIDVRTHAVDGKWSGWRPLELDNHFGPEPGAEKTAGKARGSTDPLWVGLSDGVEVRATAAAGGTSDRLPAGLRLELVDPGQTKRRKAGAAGVGQLRPERLQPVAEVRALEPTPTDPAPTETAPTDPADPPTTTAPAETTAPAPTETTAPPATTTAPAPTTTSAPAPTTAAPTVAPTATAPANPVPTPKVVTRAEWKADESIVTEPPTYGATVKAFFVHHTAGTNDYSCADSAAIVRGIEVYHVKSNGWNDIGYNFLVDKCGVVFEGRKGGIDKPVTGAHTYGFNTDNAAIAVLGTYISTGIPTVVQDAVAHVAAYKLGQYGNDPLGKVTLTSGVDGKYDLGEQVVFNRISGHRDAVATECPGDALYGQLSVLRNKAASVYGLTLTGLTGTKNGTTYYTGTTTTASWAVSTPSALISRFEVLVDGAVVATTAGTARSAALTLAQGTHTVQVRGVHRLGRTAATPAQTIVADTTAPTFPQGPTLSLRTGGVSSTVVPVTLNWRSADNVAVRSVALTAPTTGTFAASGAYGTTTKPGVTTTWSMRAQDWSGNTATSSASWTPVFIPESKATRTGTWGTYTSSNYLGGSALTATAGGASLSWVFTGRSVSFVATKTSTSGQAHIYVDGVKVSTVDLYSSTVKFRQVVWAKSWTGSGRHTVKIVVAGTSGRPRIITDGLVYVR; translated from the coding sequence GTGAAATTGACGGGGATCCGCTGGAACCGCCGGACGGCTGGCATCACGGCCGCGATGGTCGCCACCGCCGTGGCCGGCACGGCGAGCCTGGCCGCTGCCGGCTACGGCGAGGACCTCGCCGTGTGGGGCGCCGGGGACGGACCGGTCGCCGCGGCGCTGCACACGGTGGCCTTCCCGGCCGCGAACGGACGCGAGGTGACGATCCCGAGGCGGGACACCGAGCGGTTCGCCATGGTCGGCGTTACCTGGACGGACCCCCAGGTCGACTTCAAGGGCACGATCGACGTCCGCACCCACGCGGTGGACGGCAAGTGGTCCGGCTGGCGGCCGCTGGAACTCGACAACCACTTCGGTCCGGAGCCCGGCGCCGAGAAGACCGCCGGCAAGGCGCGCGGCAGCACGGACCCGCTCTGGGTCGGTCTCTCCGACGGGGTCGAGGTGCGGGCCACGGCCGCCGCCGGCGGCACCAGCGACCGGCTCCCCGCCGGGCTGCGCCTGGAGTTGGTCGACCCGGGCCAGACGAAGCGCCGCAAGGCGGGCGCCGCCGGCGTCGGGCAGCTCCGGCCGGAGCGCCTCCAGCCGGTCGCCGAGGTGCGGGCGCTCGAGCCCACCCCGACCGACCCGGCCCCCACCGAGACCGCGCCGACCGACCCGGCCGATCCCCCGACCACCACCGCGCCGGCCGAGACCACAGCCCCGGCGCCGACCGAGACCACCGCCCCGCCGGCGACGACCACCGCGCCCGCGCCGACCACCACGTCGGCCCCGGCGCCCACCACCGCCGCGCCCACCGTGGCGCCCACCGCCACCGCCCCGGCGAACCCGGTCCCGACGCCGAAGGTGGTCACCCGCGCCGAGTGGAAGGCCGACGAGTCGATCGTCACCGAACCGCCGACGTACGGGGCCACGGTGAAGGCGTTCTTCGTGCACCACACCGCCGGCACCAACGACTACAGCTGCGCCGACTCCGCGGCCATCGTCCGCGGCATCGAGGTCTACCACGTCAAGAGCAACGGCTGGAACGACATCGGCTACAACTTCCTGGTCGACAAGTGCGGCGTGGTCTTCGAGGGTCGCAAGGGCGGCATCGACAAGCCGGTGACCGGGGCGCACACGTACGGCTTCAACACCGACAACGCCGCGATCGCCGTGCTCGGCACCTACATCAGCACCGGCATCCCCACCGTGGTGCAGGACGCCGTCGCGCACGTCGCCGCGTACAAGCTCGGCCAGTACGGCAACGACCCGCTCGGCAAGGTCACCCTGACCTCCGGCGTGGACGGCAAGTACGACCTCGGCGAGCAGGTGGTCTTCAACCGGATCTCCGGACACCGCGACGCGGTGGCCACCGAGTGCCCCGGCGACGCGCTCTACGGCCAGCTCTCGGTCCTCCGCAACAAGGCCGCCAGCGTCTACGGCCTGACCCTGACCGGGCTGACCGGCACGAAGAACGGCACCACGTACTACACCGGGACCACGACCACCGCCTCCTGGGCGGTGAGCACGCCGAGCGCGCTGATCTCCCGCTTCGAGGTGCTGGTCGACGGCGCGGTCGTGGCGACCACGGCCGGCACGGCCCGTTCGGCGGCGCTCACGCTGGCCCAGGGCACGCACACCGTCCAGGTACGCGGCGTGCACCGGCTCGGCCGGACCGCGGCGACCCCCGCGCAGACCATCGTCGCGGACACCACCGCGCCGACCTTTCCGCAGGGGCCCACGCTCTCCCTGCGTACCGGCGGGGTGAGCAGCACCGTCGTGCCGGTGACGCTGAACTGGCGCTCGGCCGACAACGTGGCCGTCCGGTCCGTCGCGCTGACCGCCCCGACGACCGGCACCTTCGCGGCGAGCGGCGCGTACGGCACCACCACCAAGCCGGGCGTCACCACCACCTGGTCGATGCGGGCCCAGGACTGGTCCGGCAACACCGCCACCTCCTCGGCAAGCTGGACGCCGGTCTTCATCCCGGAATCCAAGGCCACCCGCACGGGCACCTGGGGCACCTACACGAGCAGCAACTACCTGGGTGGCTCGGCGCTGACGGCGACGGCCGGCGGGGCGTCGCTGAGCTGGGTCTTCACCGGCCGCTCGGTCTCCTTCGTGGCCACCAAGACGTCGACCTCGGGGCAGGCGCACATCTACGTCGACGGCGTGAAGGTCAGCACGGTCGACCTGTACTCCAGCACCGTCAAGTTCCGCCAGGTGGTCTGGGCGAAGAGTTGGACCGGTAGTGGCCGACACACCGTGAAGATCGTGGTGGCCGGAACCTCGGGTCGCCCACGGATCATCACGGACGGCCTCGTCTACGTCCGCTGA
- the msrB gene encoding peptide-methionine (R)-S-oxide reductase MsrB: MSLDKSELPRTEEEWRVRLSPEEFHVLREAGTERPWTGEYVETKAPGVYHCRACGLELFRSDAKFDSHCGWPSFDDAIPGAVKEIPDRSLGMLRTEIRCARCDSHLGHVFEGEGFTPKDTRHCVNSLSIRLEPDQG, encoded by the coding sequence GTGAGTCTTGACAAGAGCGAACTGCCCCGTACCGAGGAAGAGTGGCGGGTCCGGCTGAGCCCCGAGGAGTTCCACGTGCTCCGCGAGGCCGGCACCGAGCGGCCGTGGACCGGCGAGTACGTCGAAACCAAGGCCCCCGGCGTCTACCACTGCCGGGCCTGCGGCCTGGAGCTGTTCCGCAGCGACGCCAAGTTCGACTCGCACTGCGGCTGGCCGAGCTTCGACGACGCCATCCCCGGCGCGGTGAAGGAGATCCCGGACCGCAGCCTCGGCATGCTCCGTACGGAGATCCGCTGCGCCCGGTGCGACAGCCACCTGGGGCACGTCTTCGAGGGCGAGGGTTTCACCCCGAAGGACACCCGGCACTGCGTGAACTCGCTCTCCATCCGGCTGGAGCCCGACCAGGGCTGA
- the hemG gene encoding protoporphyrinogen oxidase: protein MRQPWRVAIVGGGITGLAAAVRLRDRAPAGTEITVYEQSGALGGKLRTGELAGQAVEFGAESFLMRDPAGAESAAVSLVRRLGLADAIVHPTVGQAALAVDGELRPVPGGTLVGVPGDLAKVAAVATPAADADRDGGRPLLGPDEDVAVGALVRDRLGDQVVDRLVDPMLGGVYAGRADDLSLATAMPALARAARVEHTLVGAVRAAQAAAPRAPGAPVFGTLAGGLSTLVEAAATASGATVRRDAAVRELHPTATGWRLVIGPTRDPELVEADAVVLAVPARPAARLLAGPAPEVATAVGGLDYASVALVTMALPEPELPELSGFLVPATEGLLIKASTFFTTKWGHLRRADGLALVRASVGRYGDETSLQLTDDDLVATVHRELSKVLGTPLPTPVASHVQRWGGALPQYAPGHLDRVAAARTALRAAHPTLVLAGAGYDGVGIPVCVRSGETAAEEIITALGGSGS from the coding sequence GTGCGGCAACCGTGGCGGGTGGCGATCGTCGGTGGCGGGATCACCGGGCTGGCCGCCGCCGTCCGGTTGCGCGACCGCGCCCCCGCCGGCACCGAGATCACGGTGTACGAGCAGTCCGGCGCCCTCGGTGGCAAGCTGCGCACCGGCGAGCTGGCCGGGCAGGCCGTCGAGTTCGGCGCGGAGTCGTTCCTGATGCGCGACCCGGCCGGCGCGGAGTCCGCCGCCGTCAGCCTGGTCCGCCGGCTCGGGCTGGCCGACGCGATCGTCCACCCCACCGTCGGGCAGGCCGCCCTCGCCGTCGACGGCGAGCTGCGCCCGGTCCCGGGCGGCACGCTGGTCGGCGTACCGGGGGACCTGGCGAAGGTGGCGGCGGTGGCGACGCCCGCAGCGGACGCCGACCGCGACGGCGGCCGGCCGCTGCTCGGGCCGGACGAGGACGTGGCGGTCGGCGCGCTGGTCCGCGACCGCCTCGGCGACCAGGTGGTGGACCGGCTGGTCGACCCGATGCTCGGCGGCGTGTACGCCGGCCGGGCCGACGACCTCTCCCTGGCCACCGCCATGCCGGCGCTGGCCCGGGCGGCCCGGGTCGAGCACACCCTGGTCGGCGCGGTCCGGGCGGCCCAGGCCGCCGCGCCGCGCGCCCCCGGCGCGCCGGTCTTCGGCACCCTGGCCGGCGGGCTGAGCACCCTGGTCGAGGCGGCGGCGACCGCCAGCGGCGCGACCGTCCGGCGGGACGCGGCGGTGCGCGAGCTGCACCCGACGGCGACCGGCTGGCGGCTGGTCATCGGCCCCACCCGGGACCCGGAGCTGGTCGAGGCCGACGCGGTGGTGCTCGCGGTGCCGGCCCGCCCGGCCGCCCGGCTGCTCGCCGGCCCGGCGCCCGAGGTGGCCACGGCCGTCGGCGGGCTCGACTACGCCAGCGTCGCACTGGTCACCATGGCCCTGCCCGAGCCGGAGCTGCCCGAGCTCTCCGGGTTCCTGGTGCCGGCCACCGAGGGGCTGCTGATCAAGGCGTCCACCTTCTTCACCACCAAGTGGGGGCACCTGCGCCGGGCCGACGGGCTCGCCCTGGTCCGCGCCTCGGTCGGCCGGTACGGCGACGAGACGTCGCTGCAGCTGACCGACGACGACCTGGTCGCCACCGTGCACCGGGAGCTGTCCAAGGTGCTGGGCACCCCGCTGCCCACCCCGGTCGCCAGCCACGTGCAGCGGTGGGGCGGGGCCCTGCCGCAGTACGCCCCCGGCCACCTCGACCGGGTGGCCGCGGCCCGGACGGCGCTGCGCGCCGCCCACCCCACGCTGGTCCTGGCCGGCGCCGGCTACGACGGCGTCGGCATCCCGGTCTGCGTCCGCTCCGGCGAGACCGCGGCCGAGGAGATCATCACTGCCCTGGGAGGATCGGGTTCATGA
- the hemQ gene encoding hydrogen peroxide-dependent heme synthase has product MTEQTNAARLKELNATVRYTMWSVYRATSPLPSLRENVIDEVEALFEELAGKDVTVRGTYDVAGLRADADLMIWWHSSSSDALQDAYLRFRRTTLGRALTPVWSQMALHRPAEFNKSHIPAFLANEEPRAYLCVYPFVRSYEWYLLPDAERREMLAEHGRLARGYPDVRANTVASFALGDYEWMLAFEADELHRMVDLMRDLRASGARRHVREEIPFYTGRRRSIADIVTCLV; this is encoded by the coding sequence ATGACCGAGCAGACCAACGCGGCCCGGCTCAAGGAGCTGAACGCCACCGTCCGCTACACGATGTGGTCGGTGTACCGGGCGACCAGCCCGCTCCCGTCGCTGCGCGAGAACGTCATCGACGAGGTCGAGGCCCTCTTCGAGGAGCTGGCCGGCAAGGACGTGACGGTCCGCGGCACGTACGACGTCGCCGGCCTGCGCGCCGACGCCGACCTGATGATCTGGTGGCACTCCTCGTCCAGCGACGCGCTGCAGGACGCCTACCTGCGGTTCCGGCGTACCACGCTGGGTCGGGCGCTCACCCCGGTCTGGTCGCAGATGGCGCTGCACCGGCCGGCGGAGTTCAACAAGAGCCACATCCCGGCGTTCCTCGCCAACGAGGAGCCCCGGGCCTACCTCTGCGTCTACCCGTTCGTCCGCTCCTACGAGTGGTACCTGCTGCCGGACGCCGAGCGGCGGGAGATGCTCGCCGAGCACGGCCGGCTGGCCCGCGGCTACCCGGACGTGCGGGCCAACACGGTCGCCTCGTTCGCCTTGGGCGACTACGAGTGGATGCTCGCCTTCGAGGCCGACGAGCTGCACCGGATGGTCGACCTGATGCGCGACCTGCGGGCCTCCGGCGCGCGGCGGCACGTCCGGGAGGAGATCCCCTTCTACACCGGCCGGCGCCGCTCGATCGCCGACATCGTCACCTGCCTGGTCTGA